In the Paenibacillus sp. FSL H7-0357 genome, one interval contains:
- the ftsA gene encoding cell division protein FtsA produces MSNNDIIVSLDIGTSKVRAIIGEVTNGTFNIIGVGSADSEGIRKGAIVDIDQTVQSIKSAVDHAEQMVGIQISEVYVGISGNHIGLQSSHGVVAVQNEDREIGEDDIDRVIKAAEVIALPPEREVIDVVAKQYIVDGLEGIQDPRGMIGVRLEVEATIITGAKTPIHNLLRCVEKSGLKVKDLVLMSLGAGGLALSKDEKSMGAVLVDIGAGSTTIAVYEEGSLCATSTIPIGGEFVTNDIAYGLRTLTDQAEKVKLKYGCAWIDDAASDVVFKVLRIGSNVEKEFNQEDLAAIIEPRVQEIFHLIRQEVKRLGYNELPGGYILTGGTVSMPGVLKAAQTELSASVRVAVPDYIGVRDPGFTGGVGILHNVVRRFRGRGNSSSGNKKTVNRNKQNAAPNQEAVSKPGLVERLKNMFSEFI; encoded by the coding sequence TTGAGCAACAATGACATCATTGTTAGTTTGGACATCGGTACATCCAAAGTTCGGGCAATTATTGGGGAAGTTACTAATGGAACCTTTAATATTATTGGCGTTGGATCTGCTGATTCGGAAGGAATACGAAAAGGTGCGATTGTAGATATCGACCAGACTGTGCAATCGATCAAGAGTGCTGTAGATCATGCGGAGCAAATGGTCGGTATACAAATATCCGAGGTCTATGTCGGCATTTCCGGCAATCATATCGGGCTTCAATCCAGTCATGGTGTTGTGGCCGTTCAGAATGAGGATCGTGAAATCGGCGAAGATGATATCGATCGTGTAATCAAGGCAGCAGAAGTTATTGCACTGCCTCCTGAACGCGAGGTAATTGATGTTGTCGCCAAGCAATATATCGTCGATGGCCTTGAAGGAATCCAGGATCCCCGCGGGATGATCGGAGTTCGTCTGGAAGTGGAAGCGACGATTATTACCGGGGCTAAAACGCCAATACATAATCTGCTTCGCTGCGTAGAGAAATCAGGACTTAAAGTCAAAGATCTTGTACTGATGTCTCTTGGAGCTGGCGGATTAGCGCTTTCCAAAGATGAGAAATCAATGGGCGCCGTGCTGGTTGACATCGGTGCGGGCTCAACGACGATAGCCGTATATGAAGAAGGTTCCCTTTGTGCGACCTCCACGATCCCGATCGGCGGAGAATTTGTAACCAATGATATCGCATACGGACTCCGTACACTTACTGATCAGGCGGAGAAGGTGAAGCTGAAGTATGGCTGCGCCTGGATTGACGACGCCGCTTCTGACGTGGTGTTCAAGGTGCTCCGGATCGGCAGCAATGTGGAAAAAGAATTTAATCAGGAAGATCTTGCGGCGATCATTGAACCGAGAGTGCAGGAAATCTTCCATCTGATTCGTCAGGAAGTGAAGCGGCTTGGTTACAATGAGCTTCCCGGAGGTTATATACTAACGGGTGGCACTGTATCTATGCCGGGGGTATTAAAAGCAGCCCAGACTGAACTATCAGCCTCTGTGCGCGTTGCGGTGCCGGATTATATCGGAGTCCGCGATCCCGGATTTACCGGAGGAGTAGGCATCCTGCATAACGTTGTCCGCAGATTCCGCGGACGCGGAAACAGCAGCAGCGGGAATAAAAAGACGGTCAACCGGAACAAGCAGAATGCAGCTCCGAATCAGGAAGCCGTTTCGAAGCCGGGTTTGGTGGAACGTCTAAAGAATATGTTCAGCGAGTTCATATAA
- the murD gene encoding UDP-N-acetylmuramoyl-L-alanine--D-glutamate ligase: MKHPDMYRGEEVVVLGLAKSGVQVAKVLHERGAVVTVNDKKERDQSPEASELESLGISVICGGHPEGLIHSGVSLVVKNPGIPYTVPPVQQALQLGIEVVTEVEVAYRLCAAPMIGITGSNGKTTTTTWVGRMLEAAGMKPIVAGNIGTPLSQAALEVDEDNWMVVELSSFQLKGTETFRPKVGALLNVAETHLDYHGDMDDYVASKAKLFANQGPSDTAVLNWDDPVCRGLVPYIKGSILPFSMTEELVQGIFVRPSFVPDTEDDHNRVIIYRDYSESETEIATVDSIGLPGRFNVENALAACGIAIAAGAAPEGLGAVLASFRGVEHRLEYVADKAGAAYYNNSKATNSKATSMALASFREPIVLIAGGLDRGSDYMELLPVLSGNVKGLVVLGQTKDKLASVAQMAGVKHIISVDNGESAAAVLQEAVREASALAEEGDVVLLSPACASWDMFTSYEERGRIFKEAVHNL, encoded by the coding sequence ATGAAACATCCGGATATGTACCGAGGGGAAGAGGTGGTCGTCCTGGGGCTGGCTAAAAGCGGCGTCCAGGTGGCCAAAGTGCTGCATGAGCGCGGTGCGGTAGTTACGGTCAACGATAAAAAGGAAAGAGATCAAAGTCCCGAAGCTTCCGAATTGGAATCTTTGGGAATTTCTGTTATATGCGGCGGACATCCGGAAGGACTGATTCATTCAGGTGTCAGCCTGGTGGTCAAAAATCCGGGCATTCCCTACACTGTTCCTCCAGTGCAGCAGGCGCTGCAGCTAGGCATCGAGGTTGTGACCGAGGTGGAGGTGGCTTACCGGCTCTGTGCCGCCCCCATGATCGGTATTACCGGCTCCAACGGCAAGACAACGACTACGACCTGGGTAGGCCGCATGCTGGAGGCCGCAGGGATGAAGCCGATTGTTGCCGGCAACATCGGTACGCCGCTCTCTCAGGCCGCTCTGGAGGTGGATGAGGACAACTGGATGGTTGTCGAACTAAGCAGCTTCCAGCTTAAGGGGACGGAGACCTTCCGTCCCAAGGTGGGTGCTCTGCTGAACGTAGCCGAAACCCATCTGGATTATCATGGCGACATGGACGATTATGTGGCTTCCAAAGCGAAGCTGTTTGCTAACCAGGGGCCTTCTGACACGGCTGTGCTGAACTGGGATGATCCGGTTTGCCGGGGCCTGGTTCCTTACATCAAAGGCAGCATATTGCCTTTCTCCATGACGGAGGAGCTGGTTCAGGGCATCTTTGTCCGTCCCTCTTTTGTGCCGGATACCGAAGATGACCACAATCGGGTAATCATTTATCGTGATTATTCGGAGAGCGAGACGGAGATTGCCACGGTAGATTCCATTGGCCTGCCGGGGCGGTTCAACGTTGAGAATGCCTTGGCTGCCTGCGGAATCGCCATCGCTGCCGGAGCAGCTCCGGAGGGTCTTGGTGCTGTGCTGGCTTCTTTCCGCGGGGTGGAGCACCGTCTGGAATATGTGGCGGATAAGGCTGGCGCCGCTTACTACAACAATTCCAAAGCAACAAACTCCAAAGCCACCTCCATGGCATTGGCTTCGTTCCGCGAGCCGATTGTATTGATCGCCGGGGGGCTCGACCGCGGGTCCGATTATATGGAGCTTCTGCCTGTCCTCAGCGGCAATGTGAAGGGGCTGGTGGTCCTGGGGCAAACAAAGGACAAGCTGGCCAGTGTGGCGCAAATGGCAGGAGTAAAGCACATCATCTCCGTCGATAATGGGGAGAGCGCCGCCGCCGTGCTGCAGGAGGCTGTCCGGGAGGCTTCCGCTCTTGCGGAAGAGGGAGATGTTGTTCTCCTGTCTCCTGCCTGTGCAAGTTGGGATATGTTTACCTCGTATGAGGAGCGCGGGCGTATTTTTAAAGAGGCGGTGCATAACCTTTAA
- a CDS encoding UDP-N-acetylmuramoyl-tripeptide--D-alanyl-D-alanine ligase, with product MITRTLRNIADMCGGEVLSAEDMNVKIAGVVTDSRKITSDCLFVPLAGDNFDGHHYGAAALAAGAAATLWQKDKGTAPEGGGVILVEDTLSALQKLAAAYLSEIAPQVVAVTGSNGKTTTKDMITALLEGQFKVHKTQGNFNNHIGLPLTVLSMREDVEIAVLEMGMSSRGEIALLASLAAPDVAVITNVGESHLLQLGSRKEIARAKLEIAEGLKPGGLLIYNGDEPLLAEVMAEASFHAPEGMQTLRFGISTDNDDYPTGMMTHSGGMTFTSYLHKERAYTLPLPGRHNVVNALAALAVARHFGVTDDHIEDGLKRLKLTGMRIEVMLTSSGLTLLNDAYNASPTSMKAAIDVLQSMKCTGSRIAVLGDMLELGPDEVRFHQEIGTYLDPEETDLVFAYGPLSAHIAETARDKFGAERVFSFTDKAELTSVLIGKCSPDDVVLFKASRGMRLEEVLHSLNKHFEQT from the coding sequence TTGATTACAAGAACGCTGCGAAATATCGCTGACATGTGCGGGGGAGAAGTGCTTTCCGCTGAAGATATGAATGTGAAGATTGCCGGAGTGGTTACCGATTCCCGCAAAATTACGTCTGACTGTCTGTTCGTTCCGCTTGCCGGAGACAACTTTGACGGACATCATTATGGTGCCGCAGCTTTGGCTGCGGGAGCGGCCGCAACGCTATGGCAGAAGGATAAGGGGACTGCGCCTGAAGGCGGCGGGGTTATTCTGGTAGAAGACACGCTGTCTGCACTGCAGAAGCTGGCTGCTGCTTATTTGAGCGAAATTGCTCCGCAGGTTGTTGCGGTTACAGGCAGCAACGGCAAAACGACTACCAAGGATATGATTACAGCCTTGCTTGAAGGACAATTTAAGGTTCATAAAACTCAAGGCAATTTCAATAACCATATCGGACTGCCGCTTACGGTCCTTTCTATGCGCGAGGATGTGGAGATCGCCGTGTTGGAGATGGGGATGAGCTCAAGGGGCGAAATCGCCCTGCTCGCTTCGCTCGCTGCGCCTGATGTGGCCGTCATCACGAATGTAGGTGAATCCCATTTGCTGCAGCTCGGCTCCCGCAAGGAGATCGCCCGGGCCAAGCTGGAGATTGCCGAAGGGCTGAAGCCGGGAGGTCTGCTGATCTATAACGGGGATGAGCCGCTGCTAGCTGAGGTTATGGCTGAAGCCTCCTTCCATGCGCCCGAGGGAATGCAAACCTTGCGTTTCGGCATCTCTACGGATAACGATGATTATCCGACCGGGATGATGACGCACAGCGGAGGTATGACCTTTACGAGTTACCTCCACAAGGAGCGTGCCTATACGCTCCCGCTGCCGGGCAGGCATAATGTAGTCAACGCATTGGCCGCGCTTGCGGTTGCACGCCATTTCGGCGTAACTGATGACCACATAGAGGATGGACTGAAGAGGCTTAAGCTGACCGGCATGCGGATTGAAGTGATGCTGACCTCTTCGGGGCTTACCTTGCTGAATGATGCTTATAACGCCAGTCCTACCTCGATGAAAGCAGCGATTGATGTGCTGCAGTCTATGAAATGCACTGGCAGCCGAATCGCTGTGCTGGGGGACATGCTGGAACTTGGGCCGGATGAAGTGCGGTTCCACCAGGAGATCGGGACTTATCTCGATCCTGAGGAAACGGATCTGGTTTTTGCCTATGGACCACTCTCCGCCCACATTGCTGAGACGGCAAGGGACAAATTCGGAGCAGAACGCGTGTTTTCTTTTACGGACAAAGCGGAGCTGACTTCCGTCTTGATCGGGAAATGCAGTCCTGACGATGTTGTGCTGTTCAAGGCTTCCAGAGGGATGCGCTTGGAAGAAGTACTGCACAGCCTAAACAAACATTTTGAGCAAACTTAA
- the ftsZ gene encoding cell division protein FtsZ → MLEFDFEMESLAQIKVIGVGGGGSNAVNRMIENGVQGVEFITVNTDAQALHMAKSEHKLQIGDKLTRGLGAGANPEVGKKAAEESRDLISNTLKGADMVFVTAGMGGGTGTGAAPVIAEIARECGALTVGVVTRPFTFEGRKRANQAELGIEALKEKVDTLIVIPNDRLLEIVDKKTPMLEAFREADNVLRQAVQGISDLIQVPGLINLDFADVKTIMTERGSALMGIGIATGENRASEAARKAIMSPLLETSIEGARGVIMNITGGSNLSLYEVNEAAEIVTSASDPEVNMIFGAIIEESMKDEIKVTVIATGFEHKPSPIAPARRPSASSEPAAPDKNANLRPFGNQTASDQLDIPTFLRNRTRGNND, encoded by the coding sequence ATGTTGGAATTTGATTTTGAAATGGAGAGCTTGGCGCAAATAAAGGTCATCGGCGTGGGCGGCGGCGGTAGCAATGCTGTCAACCGGATGATTGAAAATGGCGTTCAGGGTGTGGAATTCATCACAGTTAATACAGATGCCCAAGCGCTGCATATGGCCAAATCGGAGCATAAACTGCAAATCGGGGATAAACTGACCCGCGGACTTGGCGCTGGAGCCAATCCTGAGGTGGGGAAGAAAGCGGCTGAAGAATCCCGCGATCTGATTTCAAATACGCTTAAAGGTGCAGATATGGTATTCGTAACCGCAGGTATGGGCGGGGGTACCGGAACGGGCGCAGCGCCTGTAATTGCTGAGATTGCCAGAGAGTGCGGAGCATTGACGGTTGGCGTCGTGACCCGTCCGTTTACTTTTGAAGGCAGAAAACGTGCAAATCAGGCAGAGCTTGGCATCGAGGCGCTCAAGGAAAAGGTCGATACACTGATCGTGATTCCCAATGACCGACTGCTGGAAATTGTGGATAAGAAAACCCCAATGCTGGAGGCATTCCGTGAAGCGGATAATGTACTCCGCCAGGCGGTGCAAGGGATCTCCGACCTTATTCAGGTTCCCGGCCTGATCAACCTTGACTTTGCCGATGTGAAGACAATTATGACGGAGCGCGGTTCAGCGCTTATGGGTATCGGTATCGCCACCGGCGAGAACCGTGCTTCGGAGGCGGCCCGCAAAGCGATCATGAGTCCGCTCCTGGAGACCTCCATTGAAGGTGCTCGCGGCGTGATCATGAACATTACAGGGGGTTCCAACCTTTCCCTGTATGAGGTGAATGAAGCAGCCGAGATCGTTACCTCTGCTTCGGATCCTGAAGTGAATATGATCTTTGGTGCCATCATTGAGGAAAGCATGAAGGATGAAATCAAAGTTACGGTAATCGCTACCGGCTTTGAACACAAACCTTCACCGATTGCTCCGGCCCGCCGTCCATCGGCGAGTAGCGAACCTGCTGCGCCGGATAAGAATGCCAATCTGCGTCCGTTTGGCAATCAGACAGCCTCAGACCAGCTGGACATTCCAACATTCCTGCGCAACCGTACTCGCGGCAATAACGACTAA
- the murA gene encoding UDP-N-acetylglucosamine 1-carboxyvinyltransferase produces MDKLVIEGGNPLSGTIRIHGAKNAALPILAASLLAEGVHSLHNVPKLLDIETMLNILERLGCRGVHEDETVTIDTSMLGTSHVPEDLMRQMRSSIFLMGPLLSRFGEVTIYQPGGCAIGERKIDLHLQGLKQLGAEIEESNGRISCRAARLKGSDIHLDYPSVGATENIMMAASMAEGTTTISGAAREPEIQDLQNFLNQMGAQIIGAGTDTITIQGVKKLYPCTYEVIPDRIVAGTVMIAAAATRGNVTLTHTNAGHLTSLIHVLRRAGVQITVCNDIINISCMGRPRAVERIVTSPYPSFPTDLQSQVMVLLSLADGFSVIKETVFEGRFKHVEEMARMGADISIDLNRAFIRGVQRLYGATVEATDLRAGAALVIAGLAAHGTTVVEQAHHIDRGYDGIEQLFQKLGARISRKVPVPGPFDLAN; encoded by the coding sequence TTGGACAAATTGGTGATTGAGGGTGGAAACCCCCTGTCAGGCACCATACGTATCCATGGAGCAAAAAATGCGGCGCTGCCGATCCTGGCGGCAAGCCTGCTGGCCGAAGGAGTTCACTCACTGCATAATGTGCCGAAGCTGCTGGACATCGAAACAATGCTGAATATTTTGGAACGGCTGGGCTGCAGGGGCGTGCATGAAGACGAGACGGTGACCATCGACACGTCAATGCTGGGCACTTCCCATGTTCCTGAGGATTTAATGCGGCAGATGAGATCGTCTATTTTTCTGATGGGACCGTTATTATCCAGATTTGGAGAGGTGACGATTTATCAGCCGGGTGGCTGTGCGATCGGGGAGCGCAAGATTGATCTTCATCTGCAGGGACTGAAGCAGCTGGGGGCGGAAATTGAAGAGAGCAATGGACGGATTTCCTGCCGGGCCGCAAGACTTAAGGGAAGCGATATACATCTTGATTATCCTAGTGTCGGAGCCACGGAGAACATTATGATGGCTGCTTCCATGGCAGAAGGAACGACAACGATATCGGGTGCGGCCAGAGAGCCGGAGATTCAGGATCTGCAGAATTTCCTGAATCAGATGGGTGCCCAGATTATCGGTGCCGGTACCGATACCATTACGATTCAAGGTGTAAAGAAGCTATATCCCTGTACGTACGAGGTTATTCCCGATAGGATTGTCGCCGGAACGGTCATGATAGCCGCTGCCGCCACGCGGGGCAACGTTACATTGACCCATACCAATGCCGGGCATTTAACCTCCCTGATCCATGTGCTGAGGAGGGCTGGTGTTCAAATCACCGTATGCAATGATATAATTAATATCAGTTGCATGGGACGTCCCCGTGCGGTGGAACGAATCGTTACTTCTCCCTACCCTTCCTTTCCCACAGATCTCCAATCTCAGGTAATGGTGCTGCTGTCGCTGGCCGACGGATTCAGCGTCATCAAAGAGACGGTATTCGAGGGACGCTTCAAGCATGTGGAGGAGATGGCCAGGATGGGCGCCGATATTTCCATTGATCTGAACCGTGCGTTTATCCGCGGGGTGCAGAGACTGTATGGAGCAACGGTGGAAGCAACCGACCTGCGGGCGGGAGCTGCCCTGGTGATTGCCGGACTCGCCGCTCATGGGACCACGGTTGTTGAGCAGGCGCATCATATTGACCGCGGATATGACGGCATTGAGCAGCTCTTTCAGAAGCTGGGTGCACGCATCAGCCGCAAAGTACCTGTGCCGGGTCCGTTTGATTTGGCCAATTAA
- the mraY gene encoding phospho-N-acetylmuramoyl-pentapeptide-transferase, producing MDYQLLLLTIAVSFILAVIAAPLIIPLLRRMKFGQQVRDDGPQTHLKKAGTPTMGGIIIMVAFTLSFLKFSVVNSDFYVLLVATLGYGLIGFLDDYIKIAFKRSLGLTARQKLAGQLLIGVVLCVLLINAGHNTGISIPGTSISFDWGAWFYYPFIILMMMAVTNAVNFTDGVDGLLSGVSAIALAAFAVVAMQATSIAAGVCAAAMIGAVLGFLVFNAHPAKVFMGDFGSFGIGGAIGAIAIVTKTELLFVVIGGVFVVEMLSVILQVASFKTRGKRIFRMSPIHHHFELGGWSEWRVVVSFWAVSLVLAAVGLYISKGL from the coding sequence ATGGATTATCAACTGCTGCTGCTGACGATTGCTGTGTCCTTTATCCTTGCGGTCATTGCCGCTCCGCTGATCATTCCGCTGCTGAGACGGATGAAATTCGGACAGCAGGTTCGTGATGACGGACCGCAAACTCATTTGAAAAAAGCTGGAACGCCTACCATGGGCGGTATCATTATTATGGTGGCCTTCACTTTATCTTTTCTGAAATTTTCCGTGGTGAATTCGGACTTTTATGTCCTTTTGGTAGCAACGCTCGGTTACGGGCTGATTGGTTTCCTTGATGATTATATTAAAATTGCATTCAAGCGTTCGCTGGGACTTACAGCCCGCCAAAAGCTGGCAGGTCAACTGCTGATCGGGGTGGTGTTATGCGTTCTGTTGATTAACGCCGGCCATAACACAGGCATCAGCATACCGGGAACCTCCATCAGCTTCGATTGGGGCGCATGGTTCTACTATCCATTTATTATCCTCATGATGATGGCGGTCACGAATGCAGTAAACTTTACTGACGGAGTAGACGGATTGTTGTCGGGTGTCAGCGCGATCGCGCTTGCCGCCTTTGCTGTAGTGGCCATGCAGGCTACCTCGATTGCTGCCGGTGTCTGCGCAGCGGCGATGATCGGGGCGGTATTAGGTTTTCTGGTATTTAATGCACATCCGGCAAAAGTATTTATGGGAGACTTCGGTTCCTTCGGAATTGGCGGTGCGATCGGGGCTATTGCGATTGTGACCAAAACCGAGCTGCTGTTTGTTGTGATTGGCGGAGTTTTTGTGGTTGAGATGCTGTCTGTGATTTTGCAGGTAGCCTCCTTTAAAACGCGCGGCAAGCGCATTTTCAGAATGAGCCCGATCCACCATCACTTTGAGCTCGGCGGCTGGTCCGAATGGCGGGTTGTTGTCTCCTTCTGGGCGGTTAGCCTTGTGCTGGCGGCAGTAGGACTATATATCAGCAAGGGGTTGTAA
- a CDS encoding cell division protein FtsQ/DivIB, which produces MPKTRLPLLKEDKPTKKMSRKITFILLLLFIALLAVIFFRSSMSRITEIQFQGNKYSTREELLEKSGLALGGQYFAVSNDAVADRLKELKTVQEASVEKKFPGLVTISIKEYPAVAYELDQDGVLEAILSSGAAVSVNETGIAVEKPILTSWGEDDPHKAKLCQALASIPNELTSDISEIVPSPTLSFPDRIKLYTRSHFEVITAISLLKDKVEYLNQVIETEEPGLIKMLEADSYVPFAPVKEENVKEDTQE; this is translated from the coding sequence ATGCCAAAAACCCGTTTACCTCTTCTTAAAGAGGACAAGCCTACCAAAAAAATGAGCCGAAAGATTACTTTCATTCTGCTGCTGCTGTTTATTGCGCTGCTGGCCGTGATTTTCTTCCGCTCGTCCATGAGCCGGATTACAGAGATCCAATTTCAGGGAAACAAATATTCCACCCGTGAGGAGCTGCTTGAGAAAAGCGGACTTGCCCTCGGAGGACAGTATTTTGCCGTCTCTAATGATGCAGTGGCCGATCGCCTTAAGGAGCTCAAGACGGTTCAGGAGGCCAGTGTGGAAAAGAAATTCCCCGGTCTAGTCACCATCAGTATTAAGGAGTACCCTGCAGTGGCCTATGAATTGGATCAAGATGGCGTACTGGAGGCGATTCTATCCAGCGGCGCTGCTGTTTCCGTGAATGAAACGGGCATTGCGGTGGAGAAGCCGATCTTGACAAGCTGGGGGGAAGATGATCCCCATAAAGCCAAATTGTGCCAGGCTCTCGCCAGTATCCCTAATGAACTGACCAGTGACATTTCCGAGATTGTGCCATCACCAACATTATCCTTTCCAGACCGCATCAAGCTGTATACCCGTTCGCATTTTGAAGTCATTACGGCAATTTCTTTGCTTAAGGATAAAGTAGAGTATTTAAATCAAGTGATAGAGACAGAGGAGCCCGGACTGATCAAGATGCTTGAAGCGGATTCCTATGTTCCTTTTGCACCTGTAAAAGAGGAGAATGTGAAAGAGGACACGCAAGAGTAA
- the spoVE gene encoding stage V sporulation protein E has product MKKSRHAPDIWLLIPILALLAIGMVMVYSAGSVLGFRNYGDSFYFVKRQLLFAGLGLGAMFVTANTDYLVLKKFAKPALIICFVLLVMVLIPGIGVVRGGARSWLGISSFGIQPSEFMKMGMILFLAKWLGQDDYDISVFTRGLLPPLALIGSAFGLIMLQPDLGTGTVMFGAALMMVFTAGARMKHLLSLGVAGIAGFAGLVAAAPYRLQRITAFLDPWSDPLGAGYQIIQSLYAIGPGGLGGLGLGMSRQKYSYVPEPQTDFIFSILAEELGFIGGLAVLLLFLILIWRGMKVAMSLPDRFGSYLAVGIVCMVAVQVIINIGVVIGMMPVTGITLPLISYGGSSLTLMLTALGILLNLSRYAR; this is encoded by the coding sequence ATGAAGAAATCCCGTCATGCGCCTGATATCTGGCTGCTGATTCCGATTCTGGCTCTACTGGCAATCGGCATGGTGATGGTGTACAGCGCCGGGTCCGTTTTGGGCTTCCGCAATTATGGCGATTCGTTTTATTTTGTTAAAAGACAGCTGCTGTTTGCCGGACTGGGTCTCGGGGCAATGTTTGTTACTGCCAACACGGACTATCTGGTGCTCAAAAAATTTGCGAAGCCTGCTCTGATCATCTGCTTCGTTCTGCTCGTGATGGTGCTCATTCCCGGAATCGGGGTTGTGCGCGGCGGTGCGCGGAGCTGGCTGGGCATCAGCTCCTTCGGAATTCAACCCTCCGAGTTTATGAAGATGGGGATGATTCTTTTTCTGGCAAAATGGCTGGGACAGGATGACTATGATATCTCCGTCTTCACTCGAGGGCTGCTTCCTCCCCTGGCATTGATTGGTTCTGCCTTTGGGCTGATTATGCTGCAGCCGGATCTGGGCACTGGCACTGTAATGTTCGGTGCGGCTCTGATGATGGTGTTCACGGCAGGAGCCCGGATGAAGCATCTGCTGTCACTCGGTGTGGCCGGCATCGCCGGGTTCGCCGGATTGGTTGCTGCCGCGCCATACCGCTTGCAGCGCATTACAGCATTCCTGGATCCCTGGTCGGATCCGCTCGGCGCCGGTTACCAGATTATCCAGTCGCTGTATGCAATTGGACCTGGCGGCCTTGGCGGTCTTGGACTGGGCATGAGCCGGCAAAAGTACAGCTACGTGCCGGAGCCGCAGACTGATTTTATTTTTTCTATATTGGCCGAGGAGCTCGGATTTATCGGGGGGCTGGCAGTACTGCTGCTGTTTCTGATTCTGATCTGGCGCGGGATGAAGGTGGCGATGAGCCTGCCTGACCGTTTCGGCAGTTATCTGGCCGTAGGCATCGTCTGTATGGTGGCTGTCCAGGTTATCATCAACATCGGTGTTGTCATCGGGATGATGCCGGTAACGGGCATTACGCTCCCGTTGATCAGCTATGGAGGCTCGTCGCTGACCCTGATGCTTACAGCACTCGGTATTTTACTGAATTTATCCCGTTATGCGAGGTGA
- the murG gene encoding undecaprenyldiphospho-muramoylpentapeptide beta-N-acetylglucosaminyltransferase, producing MRIVLSGGGTGGHIYPAVAVARQLEEEDKGSAFLYIGGKRGLESKIVPQEKIPFKAIDITGFRRKLSMDNVKTVMRFLKGVKASKEMLREFKPDVVIGTGGYVCGPVVYAASRLGIPTLIHEQNAIPGLTNRFLSRYADTVAVSFEGTESAFPGGKNVIYTGNPRATTVTTASAQRGFASLGIPEGSTVVLVVGGSGGAKAINQAMIEMAPYVGKGNGVHYVYVTGESYFEETRKALRQKLGSEPSWLHILPYIHNMPEVLACLSLIVNRAGASFLAEITALGIPSVLIPSPNVTNNHQEANARQLEREGAAVVLLEKDLNGQTLLAAVQKIIGAEDVQRSMSEASRRLGKRDSASLVVAELRRLVANRKA from the coding sequence ATGCGTATCGTATTAAGCGGCGGGGGTACGGGGGGACATATTTATCCCGCCGTAGCCGTCGCCAGACAGCTGGAAGAGGAAGACAAGGGCTCTGCCTTTTTGTATATCGGAGGCAAGCGTGGTCTGGAGAGCAAAATCGTTCCCCAGGAGAAAATTCCATTCAAGGCGATTGATATTACGGGCTTCCGCCGGAAGCTCTCCATGGACAATGTAAAGACAGTCATGCGTTTCCTTAAGGGGGTTAAAGCCTCCAAAGAAATGCTCAGAGAATTTAAACCGGATGTCGTGATCGGCACTGGAGGTTATGTCTGCGGCCCAGTCGTTTATGCGGCTTCCCGTCTTGGAATTCCGACCTTGATTCATGAGCAGAATGCCATTCCCGGGCTTACGAACCGCTTCCTTAGCCGGTATGCCGACACAGTTGCCGTAAGCTTTGAAGGGACTGAATCGGCCTTTCCGGGAGGGAAAAACGTCATTTATACAGGCAATCCCCGGGCAACTACCGTAACGACTGCCAGCGCTCAGAGAGGTTTCGCATCACTGGGCATTCCTGAAGGCAGCACAGTGGTGCTGGTTGTCGGAGGCAGCGGGGGGGCTAAGGCCATCAATCAGGCGATGATTGAGATGGCCCCGTATGTGGGTAAGGGTAATGGTGTTCATTATGTGTATGTTACCGGCGAGTCCTATTTCGAAGAGACCCGGAAAGCCCTGCGTCAAAAGCTGGGAAGCGAACCAAGCTGGCTGCATATCCTTCCCTATATACACAATATGCCCGAGGTTCTGGCTTGTCTTTCTCTGATTGTGAACCGGGCAGGCGCATCTTTTCTTGCAGAAATTACGGCACTGGGTATCCCCTCCGTCCTTATCCCGTCCCCCAACGTGACGAATAATCATCAGGAAGCAAATGCTAGACAATTGGAACGTGAAGGTGCGGCGGTTGTACTGCTGGAGAAGGATCTGAACGGCCAGACCCTGCTGGCGGCTGTACAGAAGATTATTGGCGCAGAAGATGTGCAGAGAAGCATGTCGGAAGCCTCAAGACGTCTGGGCAAAAGAGATTCCGCCTCGCTGGTCGTGGCCGAGCTGCGCAGGCTCGTGGCCAACCGTAAAGCCTAG